A genomic region of Ewingella sp. CoE-038-23 contains the following coding sequences:
- the qseC gene encoding quorum sensing histidine kinase QseC, giving the protein MRARFARLSLRLRLILLFGLLALLTWLAASVIAWQQTRHNINEVFDTQQILFAKRLAGAGLAEMMAVEHDVRLPETKKILHKGNRGHTDDDALTFAIFDRQGKMLLNDGENGKHIRFDSSTQGFTDSQLEGDDDAWRLLWLTTADGQFRVVVGQEYDYRNDLAWTLVSGQLMPWLASLPILLLAMILLITRELKPLRRVADDLHRRAPDDAAPISTQQVPSEVLPLVTSLNSLFSRTGELLVRERRFTSDAAHELRSPLAALRVQTEVVQLSGDDASAREHALGNLTTSIDRATRLVDQLLTLSRLESFDGLEELEPISWASLLMQVMGEQDAAAHARGIALRFEPLGEPATIQGQPLLLSLMLRNLIDNAVRYSPRGSNVTVWLDEQGIRVEDQGPGIDEAHLARLGERFYRPPGQQQTGSGLGVSIVQRIAQLHGLQVSYRNRQQGGLEVVIR; this is encoded by the coding sequence GTGAGAGCAAGATTTGCGCGTCTCAGTTTGCGGCTGCGGCTGATTTTATTGTTCGGCCTTTTGGCGCTGCTCACTTGGCTGGCCGCCTCGGTTATCGCCTGGCAGCAGACTCGCCACAACATTAATGAAGTGTTCGACACCCAGCAGATACTGTTCGCCAAACGGCTGGCAGGGGCGGGGCTGGCGGAGATGATGGCGGTGGAGCACGACGTGCGCCTGCCGGAAACCAAGAAAATCCTGCATAAAGGCAATCGCGGCCATACCGATGATGACGCGCTGACCTTCGCCATTTTTGATCGTCAGGGCAAGATGCTGCTCAACGATGGCGAGAACGGCAAGCATATCCGCTTTGACAGCAGTACGCAGGGGTTCACCGACAGCCAGCTGGAAGGGGATGACGACGCGTGGCGACTGCTGTGGCTGACCACCGCCGACGGGCAGTTCCGCGTGGTGGTCGGGCAAGAATATGACTATCGCAACGATCTGGCGTGGACGCTGGTCAGCGGGCAGTTAATGCCGTGGCTGGCGAGCTTGCCTATCCTGCTTCTCGCGATGATCCTGCTGATCACTCGCGAGCTAAAACCTTTGCGCCGGGTGGCGGACGATCTTCATCGCCGCGCGCCTGACGACGCTGCGCCCATCTCCACCCAGCAGGTTCCCTCCGAGGTTTTGCCTCTGGTGACATCCCTTAACTCGCTGTTTAGCCGCACCGGCGAGCTGCTGGTGCGCGAGCGCCGCTTCACCTCCGATGCCGCCCATGAGCTGCGCAGCCCGCTGGCGGCGCTGCGCGTTCAAACCGAAGTGGTGCAGCTTTCCGGCGATGACGCCAGCGCGCGGGAACATGCACTGGGGAATCTCACTACCAGCATTGATCGCGCCACGCGGCTGGTGGATCAACTTCTGACCCTGTCGCGGCTGGAGTCTTTTGACGGTTTAGAGGAGCTTGAGCCTATCAGCTGGGCCAGCCTGCTGATGCAGGTGATGGGTGAGCAGGACGCCGCCGCGCACGCCCGCGGCATCGCGCTGCGCTTTGAACCTCTGGGCGAACCGGCGACGATTCAGGGCCAGCCGTTGCTGCTTTCGCTGATGCTGCGCAACCTGATTGATAACGCGGTTCGCTATTCGCCGCGCGGGTCGAACGTCACGGTGTGGCTCGACGAGCAGGGGATTCGGGTTGAAGATCAGGGGCCGGGCATTGATGAAGCGCATCTGGCGAGGCTGGGGGAGAGATTCTATCGGCCGCCGGGGCAACAGCAGACCGGCAGCGGGCTGGGCGTTTCGATTGTGCAGCGTATCGCCCAGTTGCACGGCTTGCAGGTGAGTTATCGCAATCGCCAGCAGGGTGGCTTAGAAGTCGTAATCAGATAA
- the folK gene encoding 2-amino-4-hydroxy-6-hydroxymethyldihydropteridine diphosphokinase — MIRVYIALGSNLAKPVDQVNCALEALAHMPRTQLVVCSAFYRSKPLGPQNQPDFLNAVVALDTELPPEELLDCTQAIEQNQGRVRKLERWGPRTLDLDLLLYGDRVINTERLTVPHYDMKNREFMLYPLAEIAPDVVFPDGESLQTVLTRVPLNGLERW, encoded by the coding sequence ATGATTCGGGTCTACATTGCGCTCGGCAGTAACCTTGCCAAGCCTGTAGACCAGGTTAACTGTGCGCTGGAAGCTCTGGCGCACATGCCCCGCACCCAGCTGGTGGTCTGCTCGGCATTTTACCGCAGCAAGCCCCTCGGCCCGCAAAATCAGCCTGATTTCCTCAATGCCGTGGTGGCACTGGATACCGAACTGCCGCCAGAAGAACTGCTAGACTGCACTCAGGCCATTGAACAGAATCAGGGCCGGGTGCGAAAGCTGGAACGTTGGGGACCGCGCACGCTGGATTTAGACCTGCTGCTGTATGGCGATCGGGTGATCAACACCGAACGTCTGACCGTGCCGCATTACGACATGAAAAACCGTGAGTTTATGCTCTATCCGCTGGCAGAAATCGCGCCAGACGTGGTGTTCCCTGACGGCGAATCTCTGCAAACTGTTCTCACCCGCGTGCCGCTGAACGGGCTGGAACGCTGGTAA